A portion of the Burkholderia sp. GAS332 genome contains these proteins:
- a CDS encoding starch synthase (maltosyl-transferring) — MESPNGYAPRIYFFHSLLVGPLDAWPAQFAHAAGLGFDHALIGGLFEPGRAGHGQVVGNHGRLHPVFETQQPATEAIHTLALAARQNGLTLQVDLVIDRMAADGALYAEHAGWFHAFESDEARLDPRHVHHEDNVAYANFNDDASRAALVGWWTQQLLALADAGVGGFRFDSPHRVPAAVWRQLGDAVRAKHPAVRFLAATPGLARSDLLGLEGAGFDSVFSSVRWWDFRASWMVEEHAALARIAAPIAFPEAPYGTRLAADLSDAHDAAIVERAYRRALFTSASTGTGWMMPMGFEYGISEPMSQTRGDAAQFALACRSKPFDLSERISHANEVVRTTKTLHTNGELRPLSGPAAPAAVLLRGDTPDLRNAGEAILIAINPELGAPVRVDPVRFLTGVPGNFTRFVPLDAPGQATPAALAPFTLAPGAVRLFRGVADKPIRLAPPIDKATSKRSGHKTVLEAISAPRVAIESVTPSVDNGRFPAKRTVGERAEITAAIFAEGHDKIAAAVVWRAADETAWHEVPMRPAAPAGLDIWTARIPLERLGRHEFTVIAWRDDFASLVEHIQKKLKAGQTVELELEEATHLFALVLAEVETAEGAVTEPLEQLVKAFAKADPKAKLALILAPATAEAMTAARHRPFLSRDPIVYKIDADRTAARFASWYEIFPRSMSDDESRHGTFADVITKLPRIRDMGFDVLYFPPIHPIGVANRKGRNNTLNAQPGDVGSPYAIGGAEGGHTAVHPELGTLDDFKQMLAAAHAHGLEIALDFAIQCSPDHPWLKAHPTWFAWRPDGTLRYAENPPKKYQDIVNPDFYAHDAKPDLWLALRDVFLFWIEAGVHIFRVDNPHTKPLPFWEWVIDDVRSRYPDTIFLAEAFTRPRMMNRLGKIGFSQSYTYFTWRESKRDFIEYLTELTQTSARDFYRPNFFVNTPDINPRHLQSSGRSGFLIRAALASTLAGLWGVYSGFELCEAAALPNSEEYLDSEKYQLRAWDWNRPGNIVGEISALNRIRRANPALQTHLGLTFLPAHNDHVLFFEKATEARDNVILVAINLDPFNEQGADIELSWDTFQHWNLHDHGALEVTDQMTGARFEWHGRWQHIRLGSSQPFSIWRIAPLGGLPAERPDDADSDYHADAGNPTFTEGAT, encoded by the coding sequence ATGGAATCTCCAAACGGGTACGCGCCACGGATCTACTTTTTTCATTCACTTCTCGTCGGGCCGCTCGATGCATGGCCCGCACAGTTCGCTCACGCAGCCGGACTGGGCTTCGATCACGCGCTGATCGGCGGCCTCTTCGAGCCGGGCCGGGCGGGTCACGGACAGGTGGTCGGCAACCACGGCCGCCTGCATCCGGTGTTCGAGACTCAGCAACCGGCCACGGAGGCGATCCACACGCTCGCGCTCGCTGCCCGCCAGAACGGGCTGACCTTGCAGGTCGATCTGGTGATCGACCGGATGGCCGCCGATGGCGCACTGTACGCCGAACATGCCGGCTGGTTCCACGCATTCGAGTCTGACGAGGCGCGGCTCGATCCGCGCCACGTGCATCACGAAGACAACGTCGCGTATGCCAACTTCAACGACGACGCCAGCCGCGCCGCGCTAGTCGGCTGGTGGACGCAGCAATTGCTGGCGCTGGCCGATGCCGGGGTCGGCGGCTTCCGGTTCGATTCGCCGCATCGCGTGCCGGCCGCGGTTTGGCGGCAACTCGGCGACGCGGTGCGCGCGAAGCATCCCGCGGTGCGTTTCCTCGCCGCGACGCCGGGTCTGGCTCGCAGCGATCTGCTCGGCCTTGAAGGCGCAGGCTTCGACAGCGTGTTCTCGTCGGTGCGCTGGTGGGATTTTCGCGCCAGCTGGATGGTCGAGGAGCACGCCGCGCTCGCCCGCATCGCCGCCCCCATCGCCTTTCCCGAAGCGCCTTACGGCACCCGCCTCGCCGCCGATCTCAGCGACGCGCACGACGCCGCCATCGTCGAGCGGGCCTACCGGCGCGCGCTGTTCACGTCGGCTTCAACCGGCACCGGCTGGATGATGCCGATGGGTTTCGAATACGGTATCTCCGAGCCCATGTCGCAAACACGCGGTGACGCTGCGCAGTTCGCCCTCGCCTGCCGGTCGAAGCCATTCGATCTCTCGGAGCGGATCAGCCACGCGAACGAGGTGGTGCGCACGACGAAGACGCTGCACACCAACGGCGAATTGCGCCCGCTAAGCGGGCCCGCCGCGCCCGCGGCGGTGTTGCTGCGCGGCGACACACCCGATCTGCGCAACGCCGGCGAAGCGATCCTGATCGCCATCAATCCTGAACTCGGTGCGCCTGTGCGCGTCGATCCGGTCCGCTTCCTCACGGGCGTACCGGGCAACTTCACGCGCTTCGTCCCGCTCGACGCACCCGGGCAGGCCACGCCAGCCGCCTTGGCGCCGTTCACGCTCGCACCCGGCGCCGTCCGCCTGTTCCGCGGGGTCGCCGATAAACCGATCCGCCTCGCGCCGCCGATCGACAAAGCGACCAGCAAGCGCAGCGGCCACAAGACCGTACTCGAAGCGATCAGCGCGCCGCGCGTGGCGATTGAAAGCGTGACACCCTCGGTCGATAACGGACGCTTTCCGGCCAAACGCACCGTGGGCGAGCGCGCCGAAATCACCGCCGCGATCTTCGCCGAAGGTCACGACAAGATCGCTGCCGCCGTCGTCTGGCGCGCCGCCGACGAAACCGCCTGGCACGAAGTACCGATGCGTCCGGCAGCACCTGCCGGGCTCGATATCTGGACAGCGCGCATCCCGCTGGAACGCCTCGGCCGGCACGAATTCACGGTCATCGCATGGCGCGACGACTTTGCGTCGCTCGTCGAGCATATCCAGAAGAAGTTGAAGGCAGGCCAAACTGTCGAACTGGAACTCGAAGAAGCCACGCATCTGTTCGCGCTGGTGCTCGCCGAAGTGGAAACGGCGGAAGGTGCGGTGACCGAGCCGCTCGAACAACTCGTCAAGGCCTTCGCCAAGGCCGACCCCAAAGCGAAGCTCGCGTTGATCCTCGCGCCGGCCACCGCGGAGGCGATGACCGCCGCGCGCCACCGCCCGTTCCTGAGCCGCGATCCGATCGTCTACAAGATCGACGCCGACCGGACCGCCGCGCGCTTCGCCAGCTGGTACGAGATCTTCCCGCGCTCGATGAGCGACGACGAATCGCGTCACGGCACCTTCGCCGACGTCATCACGAAACTGCCGCGCATCCGCGACATGGGTTTCGACGTACTGTACTTCCCGCCGATCCACCCGATCGGCGTCGCGAACCGCAAAGGCCGCAACAACACGCTGAACGCGCAACCGGGGGATGTGGGGAGCCCGTATGCGATTGGCGGAGCTGAAGGCGGGCACACCGCCGTGCATCCCGAGCTCGGCACGCTCGACGACTTCAAGCAGATGCTGGCCGCCGCCCACGCGCACGGCCTCGAAATCGCGCTCGACTTCGCGATCCAGTGCTCGCCGGATCACCCGTGGCTGAAGGCGCATCCGACGTGGTTCGCCTGGCGGCCCGACGGCACGCTGCGTTACGCGGAAAATCCGCCCAAGAAGTATCAGGACATCGTCAATCCCGACTTCTATGCGCACGACGCCAAGCCTGATTTGTGGCTCGCCTTGCGCGACGTATTCCTGTTCTGGATCGAAGCCGGTGTGCACATTTTCCGCGTGGACAATCCGCACACCAAGCCGCTGCCGTTCTGGGAATGGGTGATCGACGATGTGCGCTCGCGCTATCCCGACACGATCTTCCTCGCTGAAGCCTTCACGCGGCCACGCATGATGAACCGCCTCGGCAAGATCGGCTTCTCGCAGTCGTACACGTATTTCACGTGGCGCGAGTCGAAGCGCGACTTCATCGAGTACCTGACCGAACTCACGCAAACCAGTGCGCGCGATTTTTACCGGCCGAATTTCTTCGTCAATACGCCGGACATCAACCCGCGGCATTTGCAGTCGTCCGGACGGTCGGGTTTCCTGATTCGGGCCGCGTTGGCCTCCACACTCGCCGGCTTGTGGGGCGTATACAGCGGTTTCGAATTGTGCGAGGCCGCCGCGCTGCCGAACAGCGAGGAATATCTCGACTCCGAGAAATATCAACTGCGCGCGTGGGACTGGAACCGGCCCGGCAACATCGTCGGCGAGATCAGTGCGTTGAACCGGATTCGCCGCGCGAACCCGGCATTGCAAACACATCTCGGCTTAACGTTCCTGCCGGCGCACAATGACCACGTGCTGTTCTTCGAGAAGGCGACCGAAGCACGCGACAACGTCATCCTGGTGGCGATCAACCTCGACCCGTTCAACGAACAGGGCGCGGATATCGAATTGTCGTGGGACACTTTCCAGCACTGGAATCTGCACGACCATGGCGCGCTGGAAGTGACCGATCAGATGACCGGTGCGCGTTTCGAATGGCACGGCCGCTGGCAGCATATCCGGCTCGGTTCGAGCCAGCCGTTTTCGATCTGGCGCATCGCGCCGCTCGGCGGCTTGCCCGCTGAACGCCCAGATGATGCCGACAGCGACTATCACGCAGACGCTGGCAACCCAACCTTTACGGAAGGTGCGACATGA
- a CDS encoding trehalose synthase: protein MKRDDPAQSTPQVHASAATGSTTKARTARRGKPATLSDDPLWYKDAIIYQVHIKSFFDANNDGVGDFPGLIAKLDYIAELGVNAIWLLPFYPSPRRDDGYDIADYRNVHPDYGQLSDVKRFIQEAHARGIRVITELVINHTSDQHPWFQRARRAKPGSNHRNYYVWSDTDQKYQETRIIFIDSEPSNWTHDPVAGAYFWHRFYSHQPDLNFDNPAVLKEVLQVMRFWLDMGIDGLRLDAVPYLVEREGTNNENLPETHAVLKKIRATIDAEYPNRMLLAEANQWPEDVKEYFGDEDECHMAFHFPLMPRIYMSIASEDRFPITDIMRQTPDLAETNQWAIFLRNHDELTLEMVTDSERDYLWNTYASDRRARLNLGIRRRLAPLMERDRRRIELINSLLLSMPGTPVIYYGDELGMGDNIHLGDRDGVRTPMQWSSDRNGGFSRADPEQLVLPPVMGALYGFDAVNVEAQSRDPHSLLNWTRRMLATRRAKQTFGRGTIRFLKPENRKILAYLRELPGEPPILCVANLSRAPQAVELDLSEFNGSVPIEMTADSVFPAIGQLTYLLTFPPYGFLWFMLCSGSQRPTWAQAHSEPLPEFVTIVIREGQVGPTPENVRLLESEVLPSWLSRRRWFASKDQKMHAVRLAALTTIPNGGFAFTEIEADVGTHTERYVVPIAITWGGETTFPLFMQLALARVRRGRNVGHLTDAFALPIFAHGVLRKLREQAVIPTVQKSEIKFIPTERFAELDHLGERPEVRWLAAEQSNSSLIVADAAVLKLVRRLVSGIHPEAEISRYLTQLGYANTAPLYGEVVRVDPEGVPHTLAILQGYIDNQGDAWNWSLDYLRRSVDELAIAVDTDGQSPDRDNEAILMEGYSQLAAIIGKRLGELHVALASPSDDPAFAPEPASAEQVKAWVDGTQSMLASALDLLAPRIAQMSDPDTQALAQSLIDRRAALVDAVNKLVSGNAGALRTRIHGDFHLGQVLVAQGDAYLIDFEGEPARTLEERRQKSSPLRDVAGLMRSLSYASAAAQSTMESAPPQTADRKRTLFERFRAHATEAFLTAYRAAAADSPTPLVAPEAEQALLDLFLIEKAAYEIRYEAANRPTWLSLPVRGLAALTSRLLGDTGHPHDPSTQAPGAATPPNPAEGDYE, encoded by the coding sequence ATGAAGCGTGACGATCCAGCCCAAAGCACGCCGCAGGTCCATGCGAGCGCGGCCACCGGCAGCACAACGAAAGCACGGACGGCGCGGCGCGGCAAACCCGCCACGCTAAGCGACGATCCGCTCTGGTACAAAGACGCGATCATTTATCAGGTGCACATCAAGTCGTTTTTCGACGCGAACAACGACGGCGTCGGCGATTTTCCGGGCCTGATCGCGAAGCTCGATTACATTGCCGAGCTTGGCGTGAATGCGATCTGGCTGCTGCCGTTCTATCCGTCGCCGCGTCGCGACGACGGCTACGACATCGCCGATTACCGCAACGTGCATCCTGACTACGGCCAGCTTTCCGACGTGAAGCGCTTCATTCAGGAAGCGCACGCACGCGGCATCCGCGTGATTACGGAGCTGGTGATCAACCACACCTCCGATCAGCACCCATGGTTTCAGCGCGCCCGGCGCGCGAAGCCGGGGTCGAATCATCGCAACTACTACGTGTGGTCCGATACCGATCAGAAGTATCAGGAAACGCGGATCATCTTCATCGATTCGGAGCCGTCGAACTGGACGCACGATCCGGTCGCGGGCGCTTACTTCTGGCACCGTTTCTATTCGCACCAGCCCGACCTGAACTTCGACAATCCGGCCGTGCTGAAGGAAGTGCTGCAGGTCATGCGCTTCTGGCTCGACATGGGCATCGACGGGCTGCGGCTCGACGCGGTGCCGTATCTGGTCGAACGCGAAGGCACCAACAACGAGAACCTGCCGGAAACGCACGCGGTGTTGAAGAAGATCCGCGCGACCATCGACGCCGAGTATCCGAACCGCATGCTGCTCGCCGAAGCGAACCAGTGGCCGGAAGACGTGAAGGAATATTTCGGCGACGAAGACGAATGCCACATGGCGTTCCACTTCCCGCTGATGCCACGCATCTATATGTCGATTGCGAGCGAAGACCGCTTCCCGATCACCGACATCATGCGGCAGACGCCGGATCTCGCGGAAACGAACCAGTGGGCGATTTTCCTGCGCAATCACGATGAACTGACGCTCGAAATGGTGACGGATTCCGAGCGCGACTATCTGTGGAACACCTACGCGAGCGATCGCCGCGCGCGCCTGAACCTCGGCATTCGGCGCCGCCTCGCGCCGCTCATGGAGCGCGACCGCCGCCGCATCGAGCTGATCAATTCACTGCTGCTGTCGATGCCGGGCACGCCCGTGATCTATTACGGCGACGAGCTCGGCATGGGCGACAACATTCACCTCGGCGACCGCGACGGCGTGCGCACACCGATGCAATGGTCGTCGGATCGCAACGGCGGGTTCTCGCGCGCCGATCCTGAACAACTGGTGCTGCCACCGGTGATGGGTGCGTTGTACGGCTTCGACGCGGTCAATGTCGAAGCGCAGAGCCGCGATCCGCATTCGCTGCTGAACTGGACCCGGCGCATGCTCGCCACACGCCGCGCGAAACAAACCTTCGGACGCGGCACGATCCGCTTCCTGAAGCCCGAAAACCGCAAGATTCTCGCGTATCTGCGCGAGTTGCCGGGCGAACCGCCGATTCTGTGTGTGGCGAATCTGTCGCGCGCACCGCAAGCCGTCGAACTCGATCTGTCCGAATTCAACGGCTCGGTACCGATCGAAATGACCGCCGATTCCGTGTTTCCCGCCATCGGCCAGCTCACCTATCTGCTGACCTTCCCGCCGTACGGCTTCCTGTGGTTCATGCTGTGCTCGGGCAGCCAGCGTCCGACGTGGGCGCAGGCGCATTCGGAGCCGCTGCCGGAATTCGTCACCATCGTGATCCGCGAGGGCCAGGTCGGCCCGACGCCGGAAAACGTCCGCCTGCTCGAATCCGAAGTGCTGCCATCGTGGTTGAGCCGCCGTCGCTGGTTTGCCTCGAAGGATCAGAAGATGCACGCCGTGCGCCTCGCCGCGCTGACCACGATCCCCAACGGCGGCTTCGCCTTCACCGAAATCGAAGCGGACGTGGGCACCCACACCGAGCGCTACGTGGTGCCGATTGCGATCACGTGGGGCGGCGAAACCACCTTCCCGCTGTTCATGCAACTGGCCTTGGCGCGGGTGCGCCGCGGCCGCAACGTCGGCCATCTGACGGACGCGTTCGCACTGCCGATCTTCGCCCATGGCGTGCTGCGCAAACTGCGCGAACAGGCCGTGATTCCGACCGTGCAGAAGAGCGAAATCAAGTTCATTCCGACCGAGCGCTTCGCCGAACTCGACCATCTCGGTGAACGGCCCGAGGTCCGCTGGCTGGCCGCCGAGCAAAGCAACAGCTCGCTGATCGTCGCCGATGCCGCGGTGCTGAAACTGGTGCGGCGTCTGGTCAGCGGCATTCATCCGGAAGCGGAAATCAGCCGCTATTTGACCCAACTCGGCTACGCGAACACCGCGCCGCTGTATGGTGAAGTGGTGCGCGTCGATCCCGAAGGCGTGCCGCATACACTCGCTATCTTGCAAGGCTATATCGACAATCAGGGCGACGCCTGGAACTGGTCGCTCGACTACCTGCGCCGCTCGGTGGACGAACTCGCCATTGCCGTCGATACGGACGGGCAATCGCCGGACCGCGACAACGAAGCGATTCTCATGGAAGGCTACAGCCAGCTCGCCGCCATCATCGGCAAGCGGCTGGGTGAATTGCATGTGGCACTCGCGTCGCCTTCCGACGACCCGGCGTTCGCGCCGGAACCCGCCAGCGCCGAACAGGTGAAGGCGTGGGTCGACGGCACGCAATCCATGCTCGCCAGCGCGCTCGATCTGCTCGCGCCGCGCATCGCGCAGATGAGCGATCCCGACACCCAGGCATTGGCGCAAAGCCTGATCGACCGCCGCGCCGCGCTGGTCGACGCCGTCAACAAATTGGTCTCGGGCAATGCGGGTGCGTTGCGTACACGCATTCACGGCGACTTCCATCTGGGTCAAGTGCTGGTCGCGCAGGGCGACGCGTATCTGATCGACTTCGAAGGCGAGCCTGCACGCACGTTAGAGGAACGGCGCCAGAAATCGAGCCCGTTGCGCGACGTGGCCGGCTTGATGCGCTCACTGTCCTATGCGAGCGCCGCGGCGCAGTCCACCATGGAAAGCGCGCCGCCGCAGACCGCCGATCGCAAGCGCACGCTCTTCGAGCGCTTCCGCGCGCACGCTACCGAAGCGTTCCTGACGGCATACCGCGCCGCCGCCGCGGATTCGCCGACGCCGCTGGTGGCGCCCGAAGCCGAACAGGCCTTGCTCGATCTGTTCCTGATCGAGAAAGCCGCGTACGAAATCCGTTACGAAGCGGCCAACCGTCCGACGTGGCTCAGTTTGCCGGTACGCGGCCTTGCCGCGCTGACCAGCCGGCTGCTCGGCGACACCGGCCACCCGCACGATCCATCAACCCAGGCGCCAGGCGCCGCCACACCGCCTAATCCGGCCGAGGGCGACTATGAGTGA
- a CDS encoding 1,4-alpha-glucan branching enzyme — translation MSEHDPAAGLQPLDIDALVEARHPDPFSQLGMHQTDVGPVVRALLPNATHVTVISRADGATLGELEQLRPGLFSGRVTSAAPYRLRIDWHGTVQEIEDTYSFGPVLGDEPLGRLAGGDPYAVLECLGARPMDVDGVPGVRFAVWAPNARRVSVVGDFNAWDGRRHPMRLRHQAGVWELFVPRVGPGTRYKYELLSRDGHPLPLKADPCAMQTEKPPGTASVVAHVDEIEQFEWTDHDWIQSRAAKQTPRAPISIYEVHAESWLRVAEEGQRGLSWEELAERLIPYVKSMGFTHVEFMPIAEHPFGGSWGYQPLGQFAPSARFGKPEQFARFVDKAHEAGLGVILDWVPAHFPNDAHGLIDFDGTPLYEHADPREGFHQDWNTMIYNLGRNEVSAFLVASGLAWLKRYHVDGLRVDAVASMLYRDYSREPGEWVPNIYGGRENLESIAFLKRLNHEVGYVPGVPGAITIAEESTAWPGVTARLEDGGLGFQFKWNMGWMHDTLHYMEEDPVYRQYHHHMMTFGMVYAYSERFVLPLSHDEVVHGKGSLLGKMPGDRWQKFANLRAYFGFMWTHPGKKLLFMGGEFGQMAEFNHDTSPHWHLLDDPNHHGVQKLVRDLNHLYSEEPALHRLDSEPGGFQWLVGDDSGNSVYAYRRTDGEGRELVVVCNMTPVPRVGYRIGMPRGGRWVEVLNTDAGVYGGSNMGNGGLIHSDNLSSHGWPHSAALTLPPLATIVLRAD, via the coding sequence ATGAGTGAGCATGATCCGGCCGCAGGCCTGCAACCGCTCGATATCGACGCGCTCGTTGAAGCGCGTCATCCTGATCCATTCTCGCAGCTCGGCATGCATCAGACAGACGTGGGTCCGGTGGTGCGCGCGCTGTTGCCGAACGCCACGCACGTCACCGTGATTTCACGCGCCGATGGCGCAACGCTCGGCGAACTCGAACAACTCAGGCCCGGGCTGTTCTCCGGTCGGGTCACCTCTGCCGCGCCGTATCGCTTGCGCATCGACTGGCACGGCACCGTGCAGGAAATCGAGGACACGTATTCGTTTGGCCCCGTTCTCGGCGACGAGCCGTTGGGCCGTCTTGCCGGCGGCGATCCGTACGCGGTGCTCGAATGCCTCGGCGCACGCCCGATGGACGTCGACGGCGTGCCAGGCGTGCGCTTTGCCGTATGGGCGCCGAACGCGCGGCGCGTGTCGGTGGTTGGCGACTTCAATGCGTGGGATGGCCGCCGTCATCCGATGCGGCTGCGTCACCAAGCCGGTGTATGGGAATTGTTCGTGCCGCGCGTCGGCCCGGGCACGCGCTACAAATACGAGCTGCTCTCACGCGACGGTCATCCGCTGCCGCTGAAGGCCGATCCATGCGCGATGCAAACGGAAAAGCCGCCGGGCACCGCGTCGGTGGTCGCGCATGTCGACGAGATCGAACAGTTTGAATGGACCGATCACGACTGGATTCAGTCGCGCGCCGCCAAACAAACTCCGCGCGCGCCGATCTCGATCTACGAAGTGCATGCCGAATCGTGGCTGCGCGTCGCCGAAGAAGGTCAGCGCGGCCTCAGCTGGGAAGAACTCGCCGAGCGGCTGATTCCTTACGTGAAGAGCATGGGCTTCACGCACGTGGAGTTCATGCCGATTGCCGAGCATCCGTTCGGCGGGTCGTGGGGCTATCAGCCACTCGGACAGTTCGCGCCGTCAGCGCGCTTCGGCAAGCCCGAGCAGTTCGCCCGGTTCGTCGACAAGGCGCATGAGGCCGGCCTCGGCGTGATTCTCGACTGGGTGCCGGCGCATTTTCCGAATGACGCGCACGGCCTGATCGACTTCGACGGCACGCCGCTCTACGAGCACGCCGATCCGCGCGAAGGTTTTCATCAGGACTGGAACACAATGATCTACAACCTCGGCCGCAATGAGGTGAGCGCGTTCCTGGTGGCATCGGGCCTTGCGTGGTTGAAGCGCTATCACGTCGACGGCCTGCGCGTGGATGCGGTCGCCTCGATGCTGTATCGGGACTATTCGCGCGAGCCCGGTGAGTGGGTACCGAATATCTACGGTGGGCGTGAAAACCTCGAATCGATCGCGTTTCTGAAGCGGCTGAATCATGAAGTCGGCTATGTGCCGGGCGTGCCGGGCGCGATCACGATTGCCGAAGAATCGACTGCGTGGCCGGGCGTGACGGCGCGCCTCGAAGACGGCGGCCTCGGCTTCCAGTTCAAGTGGAATATGGGCTGGATGCACGACACGTTGCACTACATGGAAGAAGATCCGGTCTACCGTCAATACCATCACCACATGATGACGTTCGGGATGGTGTACGCGTATTCCGAGCGCTTCGTGCTGCCGCTTTCGCACGACGAAGTGGTGCACGGCAAAGGCTCGCTGCTCGGCAAGATGCCCGGCGACAGATGGCAGAAGTTCGCCAACCTGCGCGCGTACTTCGGCTTCATGTGGACGCATCCGGGCAAGAAGCTGCTGTTCATGGGCGGCGAATTCGGCCAGATGGCGGAATTCAACCACGACACGTCGCCACACTGGCATCTGCTCGACGATCCGAACCATCACGGCGTGCAGAAGCTCGTGCGCGACCTGAACCATCTGTACAGCGAGGAACCTGCACTACATCGGCTCGACAGCGAGCCGGGCGGCTTCCAATGGTTGGTCGGCGACGACAGCGGCAACAGCGTGTACGCCTACCGCCGCACCGATGGCGAAGGCCGCGAACTCGTCGTCGTGTGCAATATGACGCCGGTGCCGCGGGTCGGCTACCGGATCGGCATGCCGCGCGGCGGTCGCTGGGTGGAAGTGCTGAATACGGATGCCGGCGTGTACGGCGGCTCGAACATGGGCAACGGCGGGTTGATCCATTCCGACAACCTCTCGAGCCACGGCTGGCCGCATTCCGCTGCGCTGACGCTGCCGCCTTTAGCGACGATCGTGTTGCGCGCGGATTGA